From the Mastacembelus armatus chromosome 14, fMasArm1.2, whole genome shotgun sequence genome, one window contains:
- the puraa gene encoding purine-rich element binding protein Aa gives MADRDSGSEQGGAATGPGFGSMHLATGGAGSASGLQHETQELASKRVDIQNKRFYLDVKQNAKGRFLKIAEVGAGGNKSRLTLSMSVAVEFRDYLGDFIEHYAQLGPSNPGMVQDEPRRALKSEFLVRENRKYYMDLKENQRGRFLRIRQTVNRGPGLGSTQGQTIALPAQGLIEFRDALAKLIDDYGVEDEPAELPEGSSLTVDNKRFFFDVGSNKYGVFMRVSEVKPTYRNSITVPYKVWSKFGNTFCKYAEEMKKIQEKQREKRACELQQQEEMQADDGDED, from the coding sequence ATGGCGGACAGAGACAGTGGAAGTGAACAGGGAGGAGCAGCCACGGGCCCAGGCTTCGGTTCCATGCACCTAGCGACAGGAGGGGCGGGCTCGGCTTCCGGGCTCCAGCATGAGACACAAGAGCTGGCGTCGAAGCGGGTTGACATCCAAAACAAACGCTTCTACTTGGACGTTAAGCAGAACGCGAAAGGCCGCTTCTTAAAGATAGCAGAAGTCGGGGCCGGTGGAAACAAGAGCCGCCTCACTCTCTCCATGTCCGTGGCGGTCGAGTTCCGTGACTACTTGGGGGACTTCATCGAACATTATGCCCAGCTGGGTCCGAGCAACCCGGGAATGGTACAAGATGAGCCCAGGCGAGCACTTAAAAGCGAGTTCTTGGTCCGAGAAAATCGGAAATACTACATGGATCTGAAAGAGAACCAGAGGGGACGGTTTCTGAGGATTCGACAGACCGTTAACCGGGGGCCCGGTTTGGGATCCACGCAAGGCCAGACGATTGCTCTGCCTGCCCAGGGACTTATTGAGTTTCGTGATGCTTTGGCTAAACTTATTGACGATTACGGTGTAGAGGACGAACCTGCAGAGTTGCCCGAAGGGTCATCATTGACTGTGGACAACAAACGCTTTTTCTTCGACGTCGGATCCAATAAGTATGGTGTGTTCATGAGGGTAAGCGAGGTGAAGCCAACGTACCGCAACTCAATTACGGTACCCTATAAAGTGTGGTCCAAATTTGGGAATACTTTCTGTAAATACGCCGAGGAGATGAAGAAGATCCAGGAGAAACAGCGGGAGAAAAGGGCATGCGAGCTGCAGCAACAAGAGGAGATGCAGGCGGACGATGGAGACGAGGATTGA